The sequence GGAAACTCCAATGACACCCAAACCAAGTCATTCCTAGAAGTATATACCTTCGCCATAAATGAAGTTCCGAATGATTTACTTGAGGGCAACAACTTGAGCCTGGATTAACGACAAACTCATCCAACCCAAATAATTTGAAAGAATCTTGTTCTGTTAAAAatcccaaacaaaaacaaagttttgaagGAAAGTTAACCTGAGCATTTGTTTTTCTGcatttgtttttctattttagctagagaaaagttaaaaatatttattaatcataaattattatagatatattttcaaatgtttggatatattaatttattattatgaaaatcagtGTCACCTGCAAAATTCTAAGCAACAAAAGAATTTGTAAAATCTAACTACCTATAACTACAAACAAGCAGCACATTATATAATAGAACAATGTTAACAATACAGCAAAAGAATACCAATGGTAGGAAGGGTGGTCCCAATCTCTCCCAATTTCAGCTTGTACAAAATGGTAGTCTTGCCCGCTGCATGAAGACCCACCATTAGAATATGCATCCCCTTGGCAAAAGGCCAGCTGAAAAGCTTGGTGAAAGAGAACCCCATCTTTTATCTCAAGCTGAATTCCCAAAATCACAAGTCAAAGACCAAATCAACCTAACAAGAAAACACTCATACATAATAATTATCTCATTATAATGATTTTGCAGTAACCTACAGCACGACTTTTATCATGACTTTTATAAACCTTGTTGTATATTTCACAAGACCTATGGGATTATCTATATTATACTTGACCAAACATGACATCACTAAGTTAACCTTGTGTATTTCAAGAAGATTGGTTTTCTTTAAGCATAACATCACTAACTAAAACTAAGAAACCTAACCTAAGTTAGGCTAGGAAATCACAATCTACATACAACAAAATGAAATTACAAAAGCTCCAAAAGAATCGGCTCTTTACATCCATGAAATGTAATCAATCACTAACAAATGAACTATTCTTCAGCTATATGATCGCAAGTTGGGAGTTTCCAACTCAATTCATTTACTTTAAATCGTAATTGTCAAAATGATTATACCATGAAGTTAATTTTGTATTGCACTAAAACCTAAGTTGCTTCTCTCTTAGACAATTCAAGGAGAAGCACATACAAAATTATCAGCTAACTCCTTGAGTTGATAAACCAACCAAGCTAGATTAACAAAATTTCACTCGAGTCCACTACACAAAAGCACCACCACAAGGCTTataagaaggggggggggggggactcaGTTTTCATCAATGCAGCTCCAAAACTTAATTTCATTGGAGGGAACATTTATTACCATTAATTCCACTGGCTAAGGGAAGTATAACCACACAAAAAATGCCAGATTTTAGAGCAACAATATTTAGCATTAACCTtaaataagaacaaattttGAAACAACTATCCAGGAAAATAGGTTCCAACTTCCAAGCAACAACATGAGTGCACAATGAAATCACAACAAAAGATAGAACAATTATAGGTACAAACAACCATGCATacataaatgaaatagaaaatcATCTTTAGAAACTATAAAATTTACCTGAAATGATACACATCTTTTAAAGATTGACATGTGATGGATAAAATATGAAACTTGTCCTTGATGTTGAGAAACTAAAAGACCTTCACACAAGCTTCAGGAGAAATTCCTGAATGTTCTCATCTACTTGATTAGATGACAGGAAGTCAAAAAACATGCTTGCAACTGTCGCATTTGCTGAAAAACCCTTGTCAACCATTATTTCAAGATATTTAATTGCCTTTGATGTCTCATTATGTCGCAGTAACCCATAGATTATTGTGTTATATGTGCAATCGTTAGGTGAACAACCGCTCCCATCCATTTTCTCAAATATCTCACTTGCTTCTTCTAGCAGTCCCTCTTTGCAAAGCCCTTTGAGCATTATGGTGTAAGTTCGAACATTGGGTTGCAATCCTTTTGTAGGTAGACTATAAAAGAGTTCTCTTGCAACTTTAAGATTCCCGACATTACACAAACCGTCAATCAAAATGTTGTAAATCACAATATCATTGCCCAACGTTTTGTCTTCCATCTCAAGAAACATTTTTATTGCCTCAACAACTTGTCCATTCTTACATAGGCCGTCCAACAAGACGGCATAAGTTTGGGGATCTGGAAGTTGGCCACAAGCCTGCATTTTATGGAATAGCTCTAGAGCAGCCTTGTGTCTCTGCACTCGACAAAACCCACCTATAAGAGTGTTGTAAGTCACAACATCAGAAGTTACTCCCTTGTCGGACATTTCATTAAAGAGATTCATTGCCTCgtcaattcttttatttttacaaaatccaTTAATCAATGTGCTATAGCTAACAACATTAGGTGAACAACCCCTCTCAACCATCATGTGCAATGCTTCGATGGCATCGTTCAATTTATTTTGCAAACAGTATCCATCAATTAAAGAATTATAAGAGACTACGTTAGGCTCAATACCTCTTTGAATCATcttatcaaaaactttttttgccTCTATCAACATCCCCTCTTTGCAAAATGCATCCACCAATATGTTGAAAGTCCTCACACTTGGCACGATCTTCCTCTGTGCCATCTCGTTCAACAAAGTAGTAGCCTCTCTCCACCTGCTGCAATTGCATAGGCCTCGAATTAAGGAATTGTAAGTGATAAGATCTGGCTGAATACCTTTACTCATCATTTCAGTCAAATAGTTCATGGCCTCAGTTACCAACCTATCCTTACATAAACTATCAATGATGGTGTTATACGCCCTTAATGATACTAAATGCTCAAAATCTCCTTCTTCCAATTTCCTGAGCAACCCAAGAGCCATATCAGTCTCACCAATCTTACACAGAGCATTTAGTATCGTTCCACAAGTAAATGCATCAGGTTGATACCCTTTCTTCTCCATATCTTCTACCAACTTCACAGCTCCAGCAATGTTACCTTGAAGACAGAGACCCTTCACAAGGGTGTTTAGAGTAACAGAGTCTGGGTGATAACcaagtttcaaaattgttgCCAAGACAGAAAACCCAAAATCTAGACGGTTCCAATGGCAGAAGCAGttaatcaaaatattaagaGTATAAACATTGGGAGAGATTCCAAATGATTCGATTCGTTTAGTTAGAGAAATGACTACTGGGTAATGCTTCATTCTTGCAATGGCACCCAAAACGTGATTAAAATCGGCAATGGAAGGCAAAGGGTGCGTGtgaagcattttatcaaacaggtCTAAGGCATGATCAACATTCCTAAAGCTTCTAGATTTGCACTGATCTCTAACAGATTTCAAgaattgattttgattatgATTGTGATTCGGGGTTTTTTTAGCACTAGCAATACTAGTAGTAGCAGAAGCAGCAGCAGTAAGAGTAGAATAACAATAAGAACGAAAACAAGTGTGGGAAGAACGAAGCAGCGTACCCATTTTCCTGAAGATCCAGCAAACAATTCGGCTGGGGAACTCAGAACGAAACGATAAGAGTTTGAGGGCAGTTTCCTTGAACTAAGCTACTGGTCAGTTATCTCATGGTGAGAGAGCTATGAGATAAATATAGAAAGCCAAACATAGATCGAACATAAAGTCCTGAAAGTTTTATTTGATGGGTTTGGTTGGTCTCTCCCTCAGCTTGTATCTCGAGGCTGGAATTTTTAGTAAAGCGATTGAAGCACTGATTAAAAAGCGACCCagcttcacttttcttttttccatttttaaaaaacatttgggcattattgtttgttttttgacttttttcttaccttttttttttttttttcactggtTTTATTTGATGCCAGCGTGATCTTAAAGCTTATTTTGGTATCTTtgtttggtatatatatatatatatatatatatatatataaaactgaaactTCTGATTTTTGATTGATCTTTCtacaattttacacattagcattatcaataattaattgtaatttagaaataaaaagaCACCTGGTGAGGAAGATAAGGATTTGAACAAAGCACCAAAAAGAAACCAATTAGATATAGAGCACTTAGGTGGACATAAACCAATTAGAAATAGAACACTTAGGTGAGCTTTGATTTATCTACGTGGTGGAGTGCAATGGGGTTTATGTTTAATCATGGCATTCGAAGGCCATGTGCAGCTATTTGGATATGGATTTCTTTGGTACTTTGCTGCGGAATGGTAGTAGAGTATTGGATTTCAAATATTTGATTGGACTTGGAAGTTATGACATCACAGGACTAGCGACTGATGTTAATACGATGGGATACGCTAATACAGAACAGATCGCATCTAGGGTTCACTAGATGCTTGCACGGCTTCACAGCTTGTGACAATGAAAGTGATTTGAGTTAAATTACGCAAGGTTTGGAAAACCATATGGTGAGAGTTGAAGATGTAGGGGTGGTgtttaaaatttggttttgatggaactaactgagaaagagagagaggtgggaGGTGAAAagtcggtttttttttttttttaagagtttgactgtttaaaatttataattggtTTGAGAGAGTTAGAAATGCTTTGTATTTTATTGCAGAGAAGTAAATCATGAGTAGGGTGGCAATTTTTATTCAAACCCATGAACCCACCCAAAACTCACTTAATTTGGGTAAGTCTTGACCCAATCCAATTAaatatttgggttaaatggaTAAGACCCAAATGGATAATTCAATTAAATGGGCTTTGATGGTTAAACCACTGGGTACCCAATtatctatttaaaatttaaagtttaatacttaaaaaaacaaaaaagccaaAAACCCTAACAAACAATAGAGCATTATAGCAACTACATCCTATAGCCAGCCGCCTCTTCCTCTATCTAATGTAAAATTTTCTCCTCCATTTTCTAGGCATTTTCTCAACTACCAAATTAGACAAAATCTAAACACCTTTCCCTCTTCGACTTTGCCTTGTAAAACACCCACAAAACCTCACTCACTCACgcagaaagaagaagatcaTAGAATGAAAATTGGGGGAAAATCGTTGGGCTATGATTTGGATTCATGGCGTCAAAAGCAACATTGGAGGGATCCAAGACAATGTCAATGTGCTATGATTCGAACTCCATGGCATCAAAACCATAGATATCATCCACTCGAATACGTCTTACCAATCTGTAATTACTCtatattttccttaattttctACTAATCctatgtttggttgccaagaaaagtTATGAGAAAGGGAAAAATAGCTATCTTAGGTTCAGTTTGACGTTTAAGTATTTGCTATTTTGCTTTGCTTTAGGGCATAGTTTGTTTTGAGGGAAAAtgttttttggagaaaatttgaatttgttctGGATTGAAAAATCTATGTGATTTGcaattttgcacattttagGTCAAGGTGGATAAAGACTTGAGAATGATACCTCAATTCTcatgatttaattaatattttttttacttatcttctgtttggttgccaagaaaagttgggagaaaagaaaatctaCAAGTTAGTTTCAGTGTTCTTATGTTTTGAGGGAAAGGTGAATTaattttgcccaaaaaaaaaacctcaaatgaTTTGCATAGTATGGGTGTGAAAATTTTTCACGAGTAAGAGAATTTCTTATTGAATTgctaaatatgaattttataatgGGTTCAATGGGTGGGTTACtaattaaatgggttgggttggtaatggataattaatttatatataaacggGTCATAAATGGATAAATTGGTAATTACACacccaacccatttatgacCTAACTCATTTATGACCCAACCCTCCTATTTGCCACCCTTAACCATtaccaaaactgcatgcaaTAGTTGATAATGCAGAGCAAGTTATAGAGTTTGTTTGTACTTAGTCGTATTGAAATTGATAACTTTTTTCCCACTAACACATTACTGACTTTAATGATTGATCAGATTGTGCAGTGagtttttttatgaaaagaGACAAGCTAggaaaagttaaaataaaaaccatcacttattcaaaacaaaaattcttgtATGAGACAGTGTCTGAGACTTATAAAAGAGacaaaataagaaaagttaaaataaaaagcattttatATCCGAAGGAAAAATTGTTGTATGAGACAGTCTTACAAGACTTATATCTCAATAATATATGAGTTCCATACATATGAAATCTACACGCAAATAAAACATAATTCTAATGAAAAACTTACTCTAAAACCACAAGAAGAGTTGAAATTACGATGAATAGTACGTAGCAAAATGAAAAGCAATATTTTAAAGCCATAATAATTATGGATTACAGATTATAAGTGACCGACAACATAACATAATGAagcaaaatttaataattatggaTTACAGATTATAAGTGACTGACATCATAACATAATGAAGCAAAATTTATTGATACTAAAATTTGATTTAATAAATAatggaaaaatataatatatatatatatataataataataggtgaaactgagataaacttaaattaaattttcaaattagagtttcaattttgcgctatgtgtcctaaattatttattcttaaagagttttgtGGAGGGGTGAGTTGCCTTAGAAGGTACCGTCCGCTTTGGGGTGAAGACCCTCACGGTTTTGTCCCACATCGGGTAACTACGCCTCCCCGATGTGGGACAagttttatttcataattttagaatcaaatgtgggacaatattataaatattcattcaagtgagttattaagtacaaaaatcaaagagtctagaatatatgaatcgtaaaaaaaaatgcttcacaataataataatatggacAATGTACATTTTATACccaataatatccttacaaaaaattttaaagagttaacaaaatataaaaatgactatcaatagtatttaaattatatatatataggaattatattgtgcatcttattgtatatctttaaatgtATCCATGGCGCAAACACAAACAAGATTAGTTGACTTTATTATGATTCTCAAACAAAAAGTTGActttattaaaatcaattattaattaggtacaattttattcataatatttattaaaatcttaaaatttaaataaaaagcaaGATCCACttcaaaatttcaatcaaataataataaatattttttttaagaaataaactcacacaggaaagagaagagaaagagagattggaTGAGGCATCCAATAAAAGGTAAAGGTGATTGAGTTTCAAGCAAAGTACTAAAATAGTTAATGtgtgaacaaaaaatatttgaatcaaattaataaatgaattaaggaattaaaaaatagaaattatcaTATGCAAGgcggaattttattttttaagaagtaaaaaatataaatcatgtCATCCGTTGACTATCTCTGTTTtaagaaaattgagagagacATTTCTGTTGCATTTATTCACGTGCATAAACATCTTATGGCACGTGCATAAATATCTTATGGCCTAAAACTTTATGGAGTTTTATAACTCAATGacataatttgttttattactttattaaatACCAAACACTCAAAGTAAGCTATTATTTTTGATGAGTTATAACTCAATGacataatttgttttattactttattaaatACCAAACACTCAAAGTAAgctattattattgatgagttTGGAATATAAATCtttaattactcttttttttttcattaattattaattataatttattatttattcctttttatacttcttataaaataaatttataataataataataataataataataattaaaaacatatcATACCATAATTAAtagagtataaaataaaatataaaaagtgttaaaaaggtatttgtataaatttgagaCAAGAGAGTATTGGCTAGTTTGTATATACTATTTACCAATCACTCGAACTGCTTATTATTCCATGCAGCACACGTGAGGTACACGTTGATGTTATCCTTAAAATCAAGCCACTTTAACACATGCATGCGCATCATTTCTCATCAAAATTacaaatgtcaattttttttaattttttgagagaaaggTTGGCAAAATCAACTTTCACTTGAATTGAATCAAATGATGGGGCCAGAGAGTAATGAATGTTTAAATTAGAGGtgtcaaaatttcaaaaggtgaacaaaaaaaataaaatcttctgTTATAATAGAATTTATAGATATAGATAAATGAGAAAAGTAGTTAATAGATACTGTAAGGGTAttagtttagaaattttttataaaaaagcaACTCacttttttgacaactttttgtatttctcataaaagtgatattaaaattttttttaaaatactttgtTAACATATGTGTTAAGAGCAGGAGCGGCCCAACAAATTTGGAAGcctaagacttttttttttaaagaaaaaaagattatatatttaatggggtctttttgttttcacttaaataatatttaactagtgtttaatatcattatttttttaacaattttttttttgtaatatgcttttcttttcttttttccgaaaaacactaaaattataacaatttttactaaaaaaaacttacaaacaatgtagcaatgaatgtgattagtgaaacttcaaaaaaataataaacaagtattttaatgaatgatgttagagatattacaaattttacaacatgagaCTTATAAAGAAGTatcaacaatcacaaaaaataattcaaaaacatatttaaaatgcatttaataaattattgcCGTTcacatatcatattaattgtcataTCGGTAAATTGTAAGTGTCCATGAATCGCACGATGGAATTCCATGTCCAAAGTACTAAAATACGCGTCTAGCCTGTAACTATAAAAGGCAAAAGCTATGATTGATAGGGAGAGATGTTTGGACAAAAAAGATTTGATTCATTTTCATAATTGactgaaaatttttaaaaatacaaattgtCTTATGCAAAgcctctatttatttttttttattagaaaattgaaagataTAAATCGGTTCATTCATTGACTATTACTATTTCTATCTTAAGAAAACTGAAAAAAGGATATCAGCTATAGACATATTGAGATGCGTGAAGGTTTGAAGTAGAAAAATcaaggtttatatatatatatggtttcaagttacacttgatgtaactttAAAAGAGTTATAGTTTTTTTACACCATTGATTTTTATTAGATCTAAGGGTGGAAAAATACTAATGGTCATATCATTTACTATCCTAAAAATTTGTGATTAATCACATTAATTCTCActagtatttttaaaaagtaataataaaaaaatatataaaaaaatctctcCAGCCTTGttatctttttcttcatctctctcttttaattttaatttttttttttttttgaatctttaTCTCATAAGTTGCTTCCATCAACTCTGTGGgaactaaaaggacctaagtaagtgtttgggccttgggctttgttgatgggcgctagtttgtgttagactaaaagcctcttagaACTGTAGCTTGGCCTATGAGCCGAGAGTCCGAGTATGAgtccgaggacgaatatctcctcggacaaacccacgatgaccctgggattcgccaaaaagattaAGGCAGAGTTccggaaaaaccgttggttaagagggggatttaagcacccttCAGACacaacggtgtgagagaaatatcttagaaaaaggctactacctccacattaaagaccctgcacctacctccctggccgcattaatgggagagtgacccctgaatagtagaagtcagccttcttgctataattAAAAGACTTCTAGAGGGTAGTGGAggggacaggtgtctaatagggtgatttgtgttacacgtggataaggagcgaagaagaagtatttaaggaggaaagagggcAAATAAGAAGGAGGGAGAAATATGAAGAACTGTGTGTGACctttgagagaaagaaaagagaaataatatataattggtCATCGAGTTACGTCTGAGGAGGTTTACTTTGCcctgtttgtcttttatttgcaaacaccgtaatattttagcctgttcatcaagtttcaaatATCGCTAGACTAGATtacgagcccacactctacaaatttcattgtttaaggctcattgggcctaagcccacaTGTATTTTtggggtccaggcgcaattgtgcacttacaaactCTGACTTGCTTGACAAATTTCGAGACCATGAAAAGGGGGTGAGCAGTGGTGGCGATTGCACCAATGGTGAGAAAGCAGGGAGGGAAGTTTTTGTTGATGCCCAGGTGGAGCAAGCCATGAGAGATAAGTTCTGGAACAAAAATTAACCATGGAGAGATTGGGGTCTTTTGGTAGTTGGTACTACTCATGTTGCATAGAGGAAAAAAGGACAGTTTAGGacagaaaaattgaaaaaa comes from Castanea sativa cultivar Marrone di Chiusa Pesio chromosome 3, ASM4071231v1 and encodes:
- the LOC142628011 gene encoding uncharacterized protein LOC142628011 gives rise to the protein MGTLLRSSHTCFRSYCYSTLTAAASATTSIASAKKTPNHNHNQNQFLKSVRDQCKSRSFRNVDHALDLFDKMLHTHPLPSIADFNHVLGAIARMKHYPVVISLTKRIESFGISPNVYTLNILINCFCHWNRLDFGFSVLATILKLGYHPDSVTLNTLVKGLCLQGNIAGAVKLVEDMEKKGYQPDAFTCGTILNALCKIGETDMALGLLRKLEEGDFEHLVSLRAYNTIIDSLCKDRLVTEAMNYLTEMMSKGIQPDLITYNSLIRGLCNCSRWREATTLLNEMAQRKIVPSVRTFNILVDAFCKEGMLIEAKKVFDKMIQRGIEPNVVSYNSLIDGYCLQNKLNDAIEALHMMVERGCSPNVVSYSTLINGFCKNKRIDEAMNLFNEMSDKGVTSDVVTYNTLIGGFCRVQRHKAALELFHKMQACGQLPDPQTYAVLLDGLCKNGQVVEAIKMFLEMEDKTLGNDIVIYNILIDGLCNVGNLKVARELFYSLPTKGLQPNVRTYTIMLKGLCKEGLLEEASEIFEKMDGSGCSPNDCTYNTIIYGLLRHNETSKAIKYLEIMVDKGFSANATVASMFFDFLSSNQVDENIQEFLLKLV